In Saccharicrinis fermentans DSM 9555 = JCM 21142, a genomic segment contains:
- a CDS encoding energy transducer TonB — MKSFVFIFSMALMFSWGGMAQVTEKVYTSVDKVPVFGKYGGNVKKYIRKNVAYPLDALVKETEGEVLVSFVVTSKGLVNNVQVEKGLTKSIDNEALRLVEGMKKWKPAKVGGTAVASKVTIPVGFYLTDANRNLSKQLQPFYAKGQPPLFVLDNKKVMGIKTVEYYNIKSIRVVKGEKAVAMYGEDAKNGVLVVETKRGTPRDYQMY, encoded by the coding sequence ATGAAGAGCTTCGTTTTTATTTTTAGTATGGCACTGATGTTTTCCTGGGGTGGAATGGCACAGGTGACTGAAAAAGTATATACATCGGTAGATAAGGTTCCTGTTTTTGGTAAATATGGTGGGAATGTTAAAAAATATATCCGTAAGAATGTTGCGTATCCTCTGGATGCTTTGGTGAAAGAAACAGAAGGTGAGGTGTTGGTTTCTTTTGTTGTAACAAGCAAGGGGCTCGTGAATAATGTGCAGGTAGAAAAAGGCTTAACGAAAAGCATTGATAACGAAGCTCTTAGGTTGGTGGAGGGCATGAAGAAGTGGAAGCCTGCAAAAGTTGGTGGTACAGCCGTGGCGAGTAAGGTAACTATTCCAGTAGGCTTTTATTTGACAGATGCCAACAGGAATTTGTCAAAGCAATTACAACCATTTTATGCCAAGGGGCAACCACCCTTGTTTGTGCTTGATAATAAAAAAGTAATGGGAATTAAAACCGTTGAGTATTACAATATAAAATCAATTCGGGTTGTTAAAGGAGAGAAGGCAGTGGCGATGTATGGTGAGGACGCTAAAAATGGCGTACTGGTCGTTGAAACCAAAAGAGGTACTCCTAGGGATTATCAGATGTATTAG
- a CDS encoding amidohydrolase gives MAFKVALIQNDIAWEQAGSNLNHLSHLLQGLEDHVDLLVLPEMFATGFSMDTSCIAQGMDGQVVEWMKEMAEKCAIAIMGSQAIEENGKVYNRALFVTPDKQVRYYDKRHLFSPGQEDLHYTQGKQRTVLTYKGVRILPQICYDLRFPVWSRNGSDYDLAIYVANWPTVRKDVWDVLLKARAIENQCYVCAVNRVGEGGGIHYSGASQVIDFKGRVLLNMNHKFNSIAYCRLDMLSLVSFRKKFPTYSDADDFTLFLD, from the coding sequence ATGGCATTTAAAGTAGCACTTATTCAAAACGATATTGCCTGGGAGCAAGCAGGTTCTAATTTGAATCACTTGTCGCACCTACTTCAGGGATTAGAGGATCATGTTGATTTGTTGGTGTTGCCTGAAATGTTTGCAACAGGATTTTCCATGGATACTTCATGTATCGCACAAGGAATGGATGGACAAGTTGTAGAATGGATGAAGGAGATGGCTGAGAAATGTGCAATTGCCATTATGGGCTCACAGGCCATTGAAGAGAATGGTAAAGTTTATAATAGGGCTTTGTTTGTAACGCCCGATAAACAAGTTAGATATTACGATAAGCGACATTTGTTTAGCCCAGGTCAAGAAGATTTGCATTATACACAAGGAAAACAGCGTACTGTCCTTACTTATAAGGGTGTGCGTATTCTTCCTCAGATATGTTATGATTTGCGTTTCCCGGTATGGAGCCGGAATGGAAGCGATTACGATTTGGCTATTTATGTGGCAAATTGGCCAACGGTCCGAAAAGATGTGTGGGACGTCCTACTTAAGGCCAGAGCTATTGAAAATCAATGTTATGTGTGTGCTGTTAATCGGGTAGGAGAAGGGGGCGGAATTCATTATTCCGGAGCGTCTCAGGTGATTGACTTTAAGGGAAGGGTTCTGCTTAATATGAACCATAAATTTAATTCAATAGCTTACTGCAGGTTAGATATGTTGTCTCTTGTTTCTTTTAGAAAAAAGTTTCCAACTTATTCAGATGCGGATGATTTTACTCTTTTTTTAGATTGA
- the dacB gene encoding D-alanyl-D-alanine carboxypeptidase/D-alanyl-D-alanine endopeptidase has protein sequence MKVSLLIIVLLLSFACGRAQLDIGDKGASTALKIQNLISGETMVSHNAYLRLMPASLTKVITTATALELLGENYTYKTVFSYTGSLENGKLIGDLLVESDGDPTLGSKYFPQTAPDIFFADILKHLKRIGVQSVEGSIRVLGAQVSYSAPRLWEDMGNYYGASPQGFNWHDNTAVITLRSGEVGTECKVVSVDPDIKPYRLRCKAVAASHSKDSAYVYGLGEIEQWWIEGSIPQHRSSFKIKAALPKPQEAFVNYLMKYLDKEGVEIHCNRKISLKGQRRRTPIFTYQSPPLSQIIKVVNHKSNNLFADQLLLTLGKEIKGRWSWDNGNAVVREFWQDKIDFDTHFRLRDGSGLTPKNLVSVDGMVKLLEWMYRNSDHFDVYAASLARGGESGTLRSVFKNPDLKGRIIGKSGSFEGVLGYCGYATSLAGKKTAFCMISNNYLVSTRQVRMVMDDVITHILLEN, from the coding sequence ATGAAGGTAAGTCTTTTAATAATTGTTTTATTGCTGTCATTTGCTTGTGGTAGAGCCCAGTTAGATATTGGTGATAAGGGAGCCAGCACAGCTTTGAAAATTCAGAATCTGATAAGTGGTGAAACAATGGTCTCGCATAATGCGTACCTGCGTTTAATGCCAGCTTCGTTAACGAAGGTGATCACCACTGCAACAGCATTGGAATTATTGGGAGAGAATTATACGTATAAAACTGTTTTTTCCTATACCGGATCGCTTGAAAATGGTAAGCTAATTGGTGATTTGCTTGTAGAATCGGATGGAGATCCAACATTGGGCTCTAAATACTTCCCCCAAACAGCCCCTGATATTTTTTTTGCAGATATCTTAAAACACCTGAAGAGAATAGGCGTTCAGTCAGTGGAAGGAAGTATTCGTGTATTAGGTGCTCAGGTGAGTTATTCGGCTCCCCGGTTGTGGGAAGATATGGGTAATTATTATGGTGCGTCACCGCAAGGTTTTAACTGGCATGACAATACTGCTGTAATTACCTTACGTTCTGGCGAGGTGGGAACGGAATGCAAGGTTGTGTCCGTAGATCCTGATATAAAGCCTTATCGATTGCGCTGTAAGGCTGTGGCAGCTTCTCATAGTAAAGATAGTGCCTATGTGTATGGTCTTGGCGAAATAGAGCAGTGGTGGATAGAAGGTTCGATTCCGCAACATCGTTCTTCTTTTAAGATAAAAGCTGCTTTACCAAAGCCTCAGGAAGCATTTGTCAATTATTTGATGAAGTATCTGGACAAAGAGGGTGTTGAAATTCATTGTAATAGAAAAATTAGTCTGAAGGGTCAGAGGAGACGCACTCCTATTTTTACCTATCAATCACCACCACTTTCTCAGATTATTAAAGTGGTTAACCATAAAAGTAATAATCTATTTGCCGATCAGCTTTTGTTGACCCTGGGTAAAGAAATAAAGGGAAGATGGTCGTGGGATAATGGTAATGCGGTGGTAAGGGAGTTTTGGCAGGATAAAATAGATTTCGATACTCATTTTCGACTGAGGGATGGCAGTGGGTTGACGCCGAAGAATTTGGTTTCGGTAGATGGTATGGTGAAGTTGCTGGAGTGGATGTACCGGAATAGTGATCATTTTGACGTTTATGCCGCATCGTTGGCCAGAGGAGGAGAATCGGGTACCTTGCGTAGTGTTTTTAAAAATCCTGATCTAAAAGGTCGTATTATAGGAAAGAGCGGTTCTTTTGAAGGTGTGTTGGGATATTGTGGTTATGCAACAAGCTTGGCTGGTAAAAAGACGGCTTTTTGTATGATTAGCAATAATTACCTTGTGTCAACTCGACAGGTTAGGATGGTTATGGATGATGTAATAACCCATATTTTGCTGGAGAATTAA
- a CDS encoding DUF6340 family protein: protein MLFRSFFILLVSVLFASCVTYQTFNMDVLMPAKHTVQPEVKSVVLVDNSVPFRGKDVHHINTLGSELSIDTIWLDAFSELTLLALKEELQRRNFFDSVYLHVDPLKKDQRFINRALSWKQVDDLCQQYDAQAVVAVEKYLYGTKIQVERMFDGDLLGYLDAGGAILWRGYNNLSQKVIYRETQKDTISWDVTGGNITQIANGLPAIKGGLGDLAQYLGEQAADYLAPVWETQTRGYYVAGNYHFVQAAEFVNAENWGEAIKLWKYVFDHSQKKVKARAAYNLALAAEILSDYESALYWLKEGMSVYSQLKKTVVVDDRRRMVKYFMYMSKRVNSVEVLKEQIGAIQ from the coding sequence ATGTTATTTCGAAGTTTTTTTATACTGCTGGTTTCTGTGTTGTTTGCATCATGTGTAACTTATCAAACATTCAATATGGATGTTTTGATGCCTGCTAAACATACGGTTCAGCCCGAGGTTAAGTCTGTGGTATTGGTAGATAATTCGGTGCCTTTTAGGGGTAAAGATGTTCATCATATAAATACTTTGGGATCAGAGTTAAGTATTGATACCATCTGGCTGGATGCGTTTTCTGAATTGACCTTGTTGGCACTCAAGGAAGAATTACAGCGTAGAAACTTTTTTGATTCGGTATATTTACATGTTGATCCATTGAAGAAAGACCAGCGGTTTATTAACAGGGCTTTGAGTTGGAAGCAGGTTGACGACTTATGCCAACAGTATGATGCACAAGCTGTCGTTGCTGTCGAAAAATATTTATATGGTACTAAAATTCAAGTGGAAAGGATGTTTGATGGAGATTTATTGGGTTACCTGGATGCTGGAGGTGCCATATTGTGGCGAGGATATAATAATTTAAGCCAGAAAGTGATTTATCGTGAAACGCAAAAGGATACCATATCATGGGACGTTACTGGTGGTAATATCACACAGATAGCCAATGGACTACCTGCTATTAAAGGGGGACTGGGTGATTTGGCTCAATATTTGGGTGAACAGGCAGCAGATTACCTGGCACCGGTGTGGGAAACGCAGACAAGAGGTTACTATGTTGCAGGGAATTATCATTTTGTTCAGGCTGCTGAATTTGTTAATGCGGAGAATTGGGGAGAAGCCATTAAACTCTGGAAATATGTTTTTGATCATTCGCAAAAAAAAGTGAAGGCAAGAGCCGCATATAATCTGGCACTGGCAGCTGAGATTTTAAGTGATTATGAATCGGCTTTATACTGGCTTAAGGAAGGAATGAGTGTTTATAGTCAATTAAAGAAGACTGTTGTCGTTGATGATAGGAGGCGCATGGTGAAATACTTTATGTATATGAGCAAACGTGTTAATTCAGTTGAGGTGTTGAAAGAACAAATAGGAGCTATTCAATGA
- a CDS encoding iron-containing alcohol dehydrogenase codes for MKNFNYQAGTKILFGKNKINELADEILPFGKRVLITYGKGSVVKSGLLDAVKSELKEKDIYIEELGGIQPNPRLASVREGIAICREKKIEFVLAIGGGSIIDGSKAIAAGVNYPGDVWDFYIRKAVPETALPLGTILTLAATGSEMNGSSVITNDETQEKLPTSSECLRPKISVLDPTLTFTVNKWQTASGVVDIMSHIFEQYFTPDLGTDLQDNMAEGILKTCLKYGPIAIKEPKNYEARANLMWASSIALNGLMVTGKMSGDWGTHMIEHEVSAIYDLTHGAGLSILFPNWMKFVLNERNAFKFARLGKNVFGIEESEAMLAATKTIEAIRAFFTSLDMPASLSDVDIPSEHFKVMGEKACQFGPIGYFKRLNGEDVTAILKMSK; via the coding sequence ATGAAAAATTTTAATTATCAGGCAGGAACAAAGATCCTTTTTGGAAAAAATAAAATCAATGAGTTGGCCGATGAAATATTACCATTTGGCAAAAGGGTTTTAATTACTTATGGGAAAGGTTCTGTGGTTAAGAGTGGGTTGTTGGATGCCGTAAAAAGTGAATTGAAGGAAAAAGATATTTATATAGAGGAATTGGGAGGTATTCAACCTAACCCGCGTTTGGCTAGTGTGAGAGAGGGTATTGCCATTTGTAGAGAGAAGAAAATTGAGTTTGTGTTAGCTATTGGAGGAGGTAGTATTATTGATGGTTCAAAGGCCATAGCAGCTGGTGTAAATTATCCAGGTGATGTTTGGGATTTTTATATCCGAAAGGCCGTACCAGAAACTGCGCTGCCCTTAGGTACCATTCTTACATTAGCGGCTACCGGATCTGAAATGAATGGAAGTTCGGTTATTACCAATGATGAAACGCAGGAGAAGTTACCAACAAGTAGCGAGTGTTTAAGACCAAAAATTTCGGTGTTGGATCCAACGTTGACTTTTACTGTGAATAAGTGGCAGACAGCATCAGGCGTAGTGGACATAATGAGCCATATCTTTGAGCAATATTTTACACCTGATTTGGGAACGGATTTGCAAGATAATATGGCAGAGGGTATTTTGAAAACATGTTTGAAATATGGGCCAATTGCGATCAAAGAGCCTAAGAATTATGAGGCGAGAGCTAATTTGATGTGGGCCTCAAGTATTGCATTGAATGGCTTGATGGTTACCGGTAAGATGTCGGGTGATTGGGGAACCCATATGATAGAACATGAGGTGAGTGCTATTTATGACCTCACGCATGGAGCAGGCTTGTCTATTTTGTTTCCCAATTGGATGAAGTTTGTTCTGAATGAACGGAATGCATTTAAATTTGCTCGTTTGGGAAAGAATGTATTCGGGATTGAAGAAAGTGAAGCTATGCTGGCAGCCACTAAAACCATTGAGGCGATTAGAGCGTTTTTTACATCTCTGGATATGCCAGCTTCGTTGTCGGATGTTGATATACCATCAGAGCATTTTAAAGTCATGGGTGAGAAAGCATGTCAGTTTGGACCCATCGGCTATTTTAAAAGGCTCAATGGAGAAGATGTTACGGCTATTTTAAAAATGAGTAAATAG
- a CDS encoding LytS/YhcK type 5TM receptor domain-containing protein — protein sequence MENSIIIELLQNTGLLLAFTMLYGNFWIKNKNNKPIGTKILIGIILSGIGIVLMYTPWYWVPGIAFDTRSVMISISGLFFGPIPTVITMITTSIVRYSMGGDGMWMGICVIISSGLIGILL from the coding sequence ATGGAAAATTCGATCATTATAGAGTTATTACAGAACACAGGTCTCTTATTGGCTTTCACCATGCTTTATGGAAATTTCTGGATAAAAAATAAAAACAACAAACCCATAGGCACCAAAATACTCATTGGCATCATCTTAAGTGGTATTGGCATTGTACTCATGTACACTCCTTGGTATTGGGTACCCGGAATAGCTTTTGACACACGTTCTGTAATGATCTCTATCTCTGGTTTATTTTTCGGTCCAATACCTACTGTAATAACCATGATTACCACCAGTATCGTTCGTTATTCGATGGGCGGAGACGGTATGTGGATGGGTATTTGCGTTATTATATCATCAGGACTCATTGGTATACTTTTATAA
- a CDS encoding DNA adenine methylase, whose product MSIKNYTSAPLPFMGQKRRFLTLFKSALNEFKTANTFIDLFGGSGLLSHTAKSVRPDAQVVYNDYDDYHTRLLHVDKTNRMLEHIRVLVKDCPPDKKIPNEIKQKVIDYIQNEEQKGFVDYITLSSSLLFSMNYSKSLKDLEKQTMYNCVRKSNYNVAGYLDGLHIVKYDYKELFNKYKGIDNVVFFVDPPYLSTEVGTYNNYWRLADYLDVLNTLKDTSYFYFTSDKSSIIELCDWLQKNLEANNPFDGAIKYEMPVKVNHNAGYTDIMLCKGNTSVSGSLCQPIYQSTTTDNKSSY is encoded by the coding sequence ATGAGTATTAAGAATTACACAAGTGCCCCATTGCCTTTCATGGGGCAAAAAAGACGGTTTTTAACACTGTTTAAATCAGCTTTAAACGAGTTTAAAACAGCCAACACTTTTATTGATTTATTTGGGGGAAGTGGCTTATTGTCTCACACAGCAAAAAGCGTTCGCCCGGATGCTCAGGTGGTGTATAACGATTACGATGATTATCACACCCGGTTATTACATGTAGATAAAACAAACCGCATGCTTGAGCATATCAGGGTATTGGTTAAAGACTGTCCACCGGATAAGAAGATACCCAATGAGATTAAGCAAAAGGTTATTGATTACATCCAAAATGAGGAACAAAAAGGCTTTGTGGATTATATTACGCTTTCATCTTCTTTGCTGTTCAGCATGAACTACTCAAAAAGCTTAAAGGATTTAGAAAAACAGACCATGTATAATTGTGTCCGTAAATCAAACTACAATGTTGCCGGGTACTTAGATGGTTTGCACATTGTAAAATACGATTACAAAGAACTTTTCAACAAATACAAAGGCATTGATAATGTTGTTTTCTTTGTCGATCCACCTTATCTGAGCACTGAGGTAGGAACATATAACAACTACTGGCGTTTAGCTGATTATTTAGATGTTCTCAACACATTAAAAGATACATCGTACTTTTATTTCACGTCTGATAAGTCAAGTATAATAGAACTTTGTGATTGGCTACAAAAGAACCTCGAGGCCAACAACCCTTTTGATGGTGCAATTAAATATGAAATGCCTGTTAAGGTTAACCATAATGCCGGGTATACTGATATAATGCTTTGTAAGGGTAATACAAGCGTTTCAGGCTCATTGTGTCAACCAATATACCAAAGCACCACCACAGATAATAAAAGCAGCTATTAA